One genomic segment of Panicum virgatum strain AP13 chromosome 2N, P.virgatum_v5, whole genome shotgun sequence includes these proteins:
- the LOC120660599 gene encoding vacuolar iron transporter 2-like, with amino-acid sequence MALNGGSKTFVQDEEKQRLLLEEHTEKHFTASEVVRDIIIGVSDGLTVPFALAAGLSGANASSALVLTAGLAEVAAGAISMGLGGYLAAKSEADHYNRELQREQEEIDTVPDVEAAEIADILSKYGLGPAEYGPVVTSLRGNPKAWLEFMMKFELGLERPEPRRALVSAATIALSYVAGGLVPLLPYVFVPRAGRAMAVSVAVTLAALLFFGFVKGRFTGDRPFLSAVQTTVVGALASAAAYAMARGVQSI; translated from the exons ATGGCGCTGAACGGCGGCAGCAAGACGTTCGTGCAGGACGAGGAGAAGCAGCGGCTGCTCCTGGAGGAGCACACCGAGAAGCACTTCACGGCCAGCGAGGTGGTCCGGGACATCATCATCGGCGTCTCCGACGGCCTTACCGTGCCCTTCGCGCTCGCCGCGGGGCTCTCCGGCGCCAACGCCTCCTCCGCGCTCGTCCTCACGGCGGGGCTCGCagaggtcgccgccggcgccatctcCATGGGGCTCGGAGG GTACCTGGCGGCGAAGAGCGAGGCGGACCACTACAACCGCGAGCTGCAGCGCGAGCAGGAGGAGATCGACACCGTCCCTGACGTCG AGGCCGCCGAGATCGCCGACATCCTGTCGAAGTACGGGCTGGGCCCCGCGGAGTACGGCCCCGTGGTGACCTCCCTCCGCGGCAACCCCAAGGCGTGGCTGGAGTTCATGATGAAGTTCGAGCTGGGGCTGGAGAGGCCCGAGCCCCGGCGCGCGCTGGTGAGCGCCGCCACGATCGCGCTCTCCTACGTCGCCGGCGGGCTGGTGCCGCTGCTCCCCTACGTGTTCGTGCCGCGCGCCGGGCGCGCCATGGCCGTGTCCGTCGCCGTCACGCTCGCCGCGCTGCTCTTCTTCGGCTTCGTCAAGGGCCGCTTCACGGGCGACCGCCCCTTCCTCAGCGCCGTCCAGACCACCGTCGTCGGcgcgctcgcctccgccgccgcctacgccaTGGCCAGGGGCGTGCAATCCATATGA